Below is a window of Leucobacter sp. Psy1 DNA.
TGTGACAGTGGCTCTCGCGTTGATCGGAACTCAGCGATTGCTCCTAGGACTCAGCCGTGAAGTTCAGCGACAGCGAGTTCATGCAGTAGCGGTTGCCCGTCGGGGTGCCGAAACCGTCGGGGAAGACGTGGCCCAGGTGACTGCCGCAGCGGGCGCAGCGCACCTCGGTCCGCTCCATGCCGAGCGAGTGGTCTTCGAGCAGTTCGACCGCTTCAGGGCGCACCGAGTCGTAAAAGCTCGGCCAGCCGCAGTGCGAATCGAACTTGGTGCCGCTCTCGAAGAGTTCGTTGCCGCACGCGGCGCAGGTGTAGAACCCCGCGCGATCCTCATC
It encodes the following:
- the msrB gene encoding peptide-methionine (R)-S-oxide reductase MsrB, which translates into the protein MAYEVEKSEEEWRAELGDEQYAVLREAGTERAWTGELLDEDRAGFYTCAACGNELFESGTKFDSHCGWPSFYDSVRPEAVELLEDHSLGMERTEVRCARCGSHLGHVFPDGFGTPTGNRYCMNSLSLNFTAES